The proteins below are encoded in one region of Cololabis saira isolate AMF1-May2022 chromosome 11, fColSai1.1, whole genome shotgun sequence:
- the gas1b gene encoding growth arrest-specific protein 1b, translated as MTSRAILMERAVFLICCVLILIIGICLGSPNHNHRLVCWKAILKCHGESECRYAYDQYLYACASVISGSRKKCPSHCISSLIQLNLTRTGPALEDCDCALDPVCRATKQAIEPCLPRTSTMGCTEARLQCEMDQACSSAMKDYLFHCRKLFGGQRCSDSCRRMIANMRSIPKAQQLDSCVCDGTERNICEYIKLSMKTLCSDSRDRFAGSGFSDAEEESEDDYIDQEDYQSVEGSSGSPTCQTLLNILILVFVKFI; from the coding sequence ATGACAAGTCGTGCCATATTGATGGAGCGGGCGGTGTTTTTGATATGCTGTGTGTTGATTCTGATCATCGGTATCTGTCTTGGATCTCCGAACCACAACCATCGGCTGGTGTGTTGGAAAGCCATCCTCAAGTGCCACGGTGAGTCGGAGTGTCGTTACGCATATGATCAGTACCTCTATGCCTGCGCATCTGTCATCAGCGGGTCGCGGAAGAAGTGTCCCAGTCACTGCATATCGTCTCTGATTCAGCTCAACCTGACCCGGACCGGCCCGGCTCTGGAGGACTGCGACTGCGCCCTGGACCCGGTCTGCAGGGCCACCAAACAAGCCATCGAGCCGTGCCTGCCGCGCACCAGCACCATGGGCTGCACCGAGGCTCGGCTGCAGTGCGAGATGGACCAGGCTTGCAGCTCGGCCATGAAGGACTATCTGTTTCACTGTAGGAAACTTTTTGGTGGGCAAAGGTGCTCGGATAGTTGCCGCAGGATGATCGCCAACATGCGCTCCATCCCCAAAGCGCAGCAGCTCGACTCGTGCGTGTGTGATGGCACGGAAAGAAACATTTGCGAGTATATCAAACTGAGCATGAAAACTCTGTGCTCTGACTCCAGAGACAGGTTCGCTGGAAGCGGATTTTCAGACGCCGAGGAGGAGTCAGAGGACGATTACATCGACCAGGAGGATTATCAATCTGTGGAAGGTTCCAGCGGCTCTCCGACTTGTCAGACACTATTGAACATCCTGATTCTGGTCTTTGTCAAATTTATCTGA
- the LOC133455103 gene encoding fructose-1,6-bisphosphatase 1-like: protein MSDTAAFDTDVLTLTRFVLEEGRKAQGTGELTNLLNSICTAVKAISTAVRKAGIANLYGIAGSTNVTGDQVKKLDVLSNDLVVNMIKSSFSSCVLVSEEDERAIIVEPDKQGKYIVCFDPLDGSSNIDCLVSIGTIFAIYKKTSGGEPSEKDALQPGRNIVAAGYALYGSATMMVLSTGQGVNGFMLDPSIGEFIMVDPNVRIKKKGKIYSLNEGYAQHFYPDVTEYIQKKKYPEDGSAPYGSRYVGSMVADVHRTLVYGGIFLYPANVKSPKGKLRLLYECNPMAFIMEQAGGMATTGSENVLDIQPTTIHQRVPVVLGSPDDVQEYLSICKKHKK, encoded by the exons ATGTCCGATACAGCAGCCTTCGACACCGACGTGCTGACCCTCACCAGGTTTGTCCTGGAGGAGGGCAGAAAGGCCCAGGGAACAGGTGAGCTCACCAACCTGCTCAACTCCATCTGCACAGCTGTCAAAGCCATCTCTACCGCGGTCAGGAAAGCCGGGATCGCTAATCT TTATGGCATTGCTGGAAGCACCAACGTGACGGGGGACCAGGTAAAGAAGCTGGATGTCCTGTCCAATGATCTGGTCGTCAACATGATCAAGTCCTCTTTCTCATCCTGTGTGTTGGTCTCAGAGGAAGATGAAAGAGCCATCATTGTGGAGCCAGATAAGCAA GGGAAATACATTGTGTGCTTTGATCCATTAGATGGTTCCTCCAACATCGACTGTCTCGTCTCCATCGGAACGATCTTTGCTATCTACAAAAAA ACCTCGGGTGGGGAGCCATCTGAGAAGGATGCCCTCCAGCCGGGCCGAAACATTGTCGCTGCTGGTTATGCTCTCTATGGCAGCGCCACCATGATGGTCCTCTCCACTGGCCAGGGAGTGAATGGCTTCATGCTTGACCCT TCAATTGGTGAGTTCATCATGGTCGATCCAAATGTGAGGATTAAGAAGAAGGGAAAGATCTACAGCTTGAATGAAGGATATGCCCAGCATTTTTACCCAGATGTGACTGAGTACATTCAGAAGAAGAAATACCCAGAG GATGGTTCTGCTCCATACGGCAGTCGGTATGTTGGTTCAATGGTAGCAGACGTTCATCGAACTCTGGTGTACGGAGGCATCTTTTTATATCCTGCTAATGTCAAGAGTCCAAAAGGAAAG CTGAGGTTGCTTTATGAATGCAACCCAATGGCATTCATCATGGAGCAGGCCGGAGGCATGGCCACCACTGGATCGGAAAACGTTTTGGACATCCAGCCCACCACCATCCACCAGAGAGTGCCAGTTGTCCTGGGATCCCCTGATGACGTGCAAGAATACCTTTCCATCTGCAAGAAGCATAAAAAATGA